The uncultured Methanolobus sp. sequence AAAGAAGGCTTCCGGGCTTTGATAACTTCAGAGATTCCGGTTATAGTTCCCCCTGTACCGACACCTGCCACAAGATAATCTACCTTACCCTCCGTATCATTCCAGATTTCCTCAGCCGTAGTACGGCGGTGAATATCAGGATTTGCAGGGTTCATGAATTGGTTAGGGACAAAGGAGTTTTCAGTTTTCTTTGCCAGCTCTTCAGCTTCACTGATGGCTCCGTTCATGCCTTTTCTCCCAGGAGTAAGAACAATCTCAGCACCAAGCATCCTGAGTATCTTTCTCCTTTCAATGCTCATGGTTTCAGGCATCGTAAGAATAAGACGGTATCCTTTTGCAGCGCAGACAAAAGCAAGCCCTATTCCAGTATTGCCTGAAGTTGGTTCTATTACAACAGAATCCTTGTTGAGAAGCTCTTCCTTTTCAGCAGTTTCTATCATATTCAGAGAGATTCTGTCCTTAATTGAACTTAGAGGATTGAAGGATTCAACCTTGCCGACCACAGTTGCATGGCAACCTTCAGTTATTCTGCCCAGACGAACAAGAGGTGTGTTTCCCACAGTTTTTGTTATATCTTCATAAATTTTGATTTTACCAGCTCCCTCATTTGTGCTCCCTTTTTTCCTTGAAAATTAGTTTAGGTTCTTCGATAATGACCTTAGTATCAGGGGGAACTGACTTCGTGACCCACACGTTACCACCTATAACCGATCTTGCTCCAATCACAGTGTCTCCTCCAAGAATTGTTGCATTGGAATAGATGATCACATCATCCTCAATGGTAGGATGCCTTTTTTGATCCCGGATAAGCTTTCCTGATTCGTCTTTTGGAAAACTCAGGGAACCCAGGGTAACTC is a genomic window containing:
- the cysK gene encoding cysteine synthase A produces the protein MGNTPLVRLGRITEGCHATVVGKVESFNPLSSIKDRISLNMIETAEKEELLNKDSVVIEPTSGNTGIGLAFVCAAKGYRLILTMPETMSIERRKILRMLGAEIVLTPGRKGMNGAISEAEELAKKTENSFVPNQFMNPANPDIHRRTTAEEIWNDTEGKVDYLVAGVGTGGTITGISEVIKARKPSFKAIAVEPEDSPVLSGGNPGPHKIQGIGAGFVPDVLNTEIIDEVIKVSNEDAFEAARQVAKKEGILVGISCGAAVHAALQVARREENAGKMIVVILPDTGERYLSTALAEFEE